From Anticarsia gemmatalis isolate Benzon Research Colony breed Stoneville strain chromosome 3, ilAntGemm2 primary, whole genome shotgun sequence, one genomic window encodes:
- the LOC142987575 gene encoding uncharacterized protein LOC142987575, with product MATVQTPPEMNLSAPLPVQQEQSEIDLMALTMAALRFVNPWSVDPKPSQWQAQIVPGSPEAKERIITLAEVSRHDSPQDCWVVIYDRVYDITTFFDEHPGGADIMFEYAGTDASTAFRSSGHSRMATKALERFLVGELPMQERMYRLPGGIRLSDIPE from the exons ATGGCAACCGTACAGACCCCTCCCGAGATGAACCTTTCGGCGCCCCTGCCCGTTCAGCAGGAACAATCTGAGATCGACCTGATGGCGCTAACGATGGCAGCGCTGCGATTCGTGAACCCGTGGTCGGTGGACCCCAAGCCCAGCCAGTGGCAAGCTCAAATTGTGCCTGGCTCTCCTGAAGCCAAAGAACGCATTATAACTCTGGCCGAAGTAAGCCGTCATGATTCACCACAAGACTGCTGGGTGGTCATTTATGATCGCGTATATGATATCACTACGTTCTTTGATGAG CACCCTGGTGGAGCCGACATCATGTTTGAATACGCTGGTACCGACGCGAGCACGGCCTTCCGTAGCTCGGGACACTCTCGCATGGCCACCAAAGCTTTGGAGCGATTCCTCGTCGGTGAGCTGCCCATGCAAGAGCGCATGTACCGATTACCCGGCGGTATTCGCCTCAGCGATATACCTGAGTGA